In Salmo trutta chromosome 16, fSalTru1.1, whole genome shotgun sequence, a genomic segment contains:
- the srsf3a gene encoding serine/arginine-rich splicing factor 3a isoform X1 → MRPVSNISATSWLPRLLLLLAKILRSCNRRLWPIHNCCIYYFVSPSKETRIRREMGEPAHLRDCPLDCKVYVGNLGNSGNKTELERAFGYYGPLRSVWVARNPPGFAFVEFEDPRDATDAVRELDGRTLCGCRVRVELSNGEKRSRSRGPPPSWSRRPGREDYSSRRRGSPPVRRRSPRRRSFSRSRSRSLSRDRRRERSISRDRNHKPSRSFSRSRSRSRTAERK, encoded by the exons ATGAGGCCTGTCTCTAATATTTCTGCCACAAGCTGGCTACCAAGACTTCTTCTGCTGCTAGCAAAGATTCTTCGGAGCTGTAATCGGAGACTTTGGCCAATACATAACTG TTGTATTTATTATTTCGTCAGCCCTTCAAAGGAAACCAGGATCCGTCGAGAGATGGGAG AACCTGCTCATCTCAGAGATTGTCCTCTGGATTGCAAGGTGTATGTAGGGAACTTGGGCAACAGTGGAAACAAGACTGAGTTGGAGAGGGCGTTTGGGTACTATGGCCCTCTGCGGAGTGTGTGGGTGGCCAGGAACCCCCCAGGTTTTGCCTTTGTCGAGTTTGAGGATCCCAGAGATGCAACCGATGCTGTGAGAGAACTGGATGGACG GACGCTGTGTGGCTGCAGAGTGAGAGTTGAATTGTCCAATGGGGAGAAACGCTCGAGGAGCCGTGGCCCTCCTCCCTCCTGGAGCCGTCGCCCTGGACGTGAAGACTACAGCAGCAGGCGCCGTGGGAGCCCGCCTGTCAGACGCCG CTCTCCTAGGAGGAGGAGCTTCAGCCGCAGTCGCAGCAG GTCTCTGTCAAGAGATCGAAGAAGAGAGAGGTCTATCTCCAGAGACAGGAACCATAAACCTTCAAGATCCTTCTCAAGGTCTCGGAG ccGCTCCAGGACCGCTGAGAGAAAGTGA
- the srsf3a gene encoding serine/arginine-rich splicing factor 3a isoform X2, with protein MRPVSNISATSWLPRLLLLLAKILRSCNRRLWPIHNCCIYYFVSPSKETRIRREMGEPAHLRDCPLDCKVYVGNLGNSGNKTELERAFGYYGPLRSVWVARNPPGFAFVEFEDPRDATDAVRELDGRTLCGCRVRVELSNGEKRSRSRGPPPSWSRRPGREDYSSRRRGSPPVRRRVITIPLLTTLSDSQLVLLQHHVTPDQRQHRAPPNQLGWCRVT; from the exons ATGAGGCCTGTCTCTAATATTTCTGCCACAAGCTGGCTACCAAGACTTCTTCTGCTGCTAGCAAAGATTCTTCGGAGCTGTAATCGGAGACTTTGGCCAATACATAACTG TTGTATTTATTATTTCGTCAGCCCTTCAAAGGAAACCAGGATCCGTCGAGAGATGGGAG AACCTGCTCATCTCAGAGATTGTCCTCTGGATTGCAAGGTGTATGTAGGGAACTTGGGCAACAGTGGAAACAAGACTGAGTTGGAGAGGGCGTTTGGGTACTATGGCCCTCTGCGGAGTGTGTGGGTGGCCAGGAACCCCCCAGGTTTTGCCTTTGTCGAGTTTGAGGATCCCAGAGATGCAACCGATGCTGTGAGAGAACTGGATGGACG GACGCTGTGTGGCTGCAGAGTGAGAGTTGAATTGTCCAATGGGGAGAAACGCTCGAGGAGCCGTGGCCCTCCTCCCTCCTGGAGCCGTCGCCCTGGACGTGAAGACTACAGCAGCAGGCGCCGTGGGAGCCCGCCTGTCAGACGCCG AGTCATCACCATCCCTCTTCTCACCACCCTCTCAGACAGTCAACTAGTCCTCTTACAGCATCATGTGACCCCTGACCAGCGCCAGCACCGTGCCCCACCCAATCAGCTTGGCTGGTGCCGTGTCACATGA